One Acutalibacter muris DNA window includes the following coding sequences:
- the rsmG gene encoding 16S rRNA (guanine(527)-N(7))-methyltransferase RsmG: MEDIRQKLISQAKTLGIKVTAEQSEKFQVYMETLLEWNEKLNLTAITEPDEVVEKHFLDSLALLLACKPKEGGKLLDIGTGAGFPGVPLKIVRPDLQVTLLDGSNKRLNFLGELCGRLGIEGKRVHKRAEEAGLDRSMRESYDIVTARAVAQLRVLCEYCLPLVKMKGIFVAMKGPNVNDELAEAEKALKILGGDKVELKQIQLPAAGERNLVVVRKLSFTPKGYPRHGGTIKKHPL, translated from the coding sequence ATGGAGGATATTCGACAGAAGCTTATAAGCCAGGCAAAAACTTTGGGGATAAAGGTTACGGCAGAGCAGTCGGAAAAGTTCCAGGTCTATATGGAGACACTGCTGGAGTGGAACGAAAAGCTTAACCTTACGGCCATAACAGAGCCTGACGAAGTGGTGGAGAAGCATTTTCTTGACAGTCTGGCACTGCTGCTGGCGTGCAAGCCCAAAGAAGGGGGAAAGCTGCTGGATATAGGGACAGGAGCGGGATTCCCCGGAGTCCCGCTTAAAATTGTAAGACCTGACCTTCAGGTTACACTTTTGGACGGTTCAAACAAGCGTCTGAATTTTTTAGGCGAGCTATGCGGCAGGCTTGGTATTGAAGGCAAGCGTGTTCATAAGCGCGCTGAGGAGGCTGGACTGGATAGGAGTATGAGGGAGAGCTACGATATTGTTACCGCCAGAGCGGTGGCACAGTTAAGAGTGCTCTGCGAATACTGTTTGCCTTTGGTGAAGATGAAGGGTATATTTGTAGCGATGAAAGGACCAAACGTAAACGATGAGCTCGCTGAAGCAGAGAAGGCGTTAAAAATTTTGGGCGGAGATAAAGTTGAACTCAAGCAAATCCAACTGCCTGCTGCGGGAGAAAGAAATCTGGTAGTCGTCCGCAAGCTGAGTTTTACGCCAAAGGGTTATCCGCGCCACGGTGGGACCATAAAAAAGCATCCCTTGTGA
- the mnmG gene encoding tRNA uridine-5-carboxymethylaminomethyl(34) synthesis enzyme MnmG, translating to MTYFAQEIDVAVIGAGHAGIEAGLAAARLGCRTVVFTINLDAVGNCPCNPSIGGTAKGHLVREIDALGGEMGKTADECTIQSRMLNLGKGPAVHSLRAQIDRSLYARVMKHKLELCDNLELRQAEIIDLKPIDGRWEVTTRLGAVYRAAAVILCTGTFLGGKIFVGEVSFESGPDGMFPSAFLPDRLRELGISLRRFKTGTPARVLRASIDYANLEVQQGDEPVIPFSYDTEEELTNKEVCYISWTNAETHRVIRDNISRSPLYSGLIEGVGPRYCPSIEDKVIRFPDKDRHQLFIEPCGLETEEMYLQGMSSSLPEEVQVKFYRTIPGLEHVQLMRSAYAIEYDCCDPLQLDAALEFRDFPGLYGAGQFNGSSGYEEAAAQGLVAGINAARRVQGKKRLILDRAGSYIGTLIDDLVTKGVTDPYRMMTSRSEYRLILRQDNADERLTPIGREIGLISDGRWEKFRKKQSEKAAELRRVSGTTLPPTEALNNVLVSRGTTPVSTGIKLSELLKRPQISYADLTEVDSHRPELSQAVQESVEIQLKYEGYIKRQLADIEEMRRVERKVLPKNIDYREIRGLRLEAAEKLELVRPENLGQAGRVSGVSPADISVLMIWLASKEERGT from the coding sequence ATGACTTATTTTGCACAGGAAATTGATGTTGCCGTCATAGGCGCTGGTCATGCAGGTATTGAGGCTGGATTGGCGGCCGCTAGACTGGGGTGCCGAACAGTGGTGTTTACTATTAACCTAGACGCGGTGGGAAACTGTCCATGTAATCCAAGCATAGGAGGTACTGCAAAGGGGCATCTGGTCAGGGAGATAGATGCTCTGGGGGGCGAGATGGGTAAAACTGCGGATGAGTGTACGATACAGAGCAGGATGCTTAATCTCGGCAAGGGACCGGCTGTGCATTCCTTGAGAGCCCAGATAGACCGCAGCTTGTATGCACGGGTGATGAAGCATAAGCTGGAGCTTTGTGACAACCTTGAATTGCGGCAGGCGGAGATTATAGATTTGAAGCCTATAGATGGCCGCTGGGAGGTAACCACTCGTCTGGGGGCTGTCTACAGAGCTGCTGCGGTAATCTTATGTACAGGGACATTCCTGGGAGGTAAGATTTTTGTTGGCGAGGTATCTTTCGAAAGCGGGCCTGATGGTATGTTTCCTTCGGCTTTTTTGCCGGACAGGCTGCGGGAATTGGGAATATCCCTGAGACGGTTTAAGACTGGGACTCCTGCCAGGGTGCTCAGGGCTTCTATCGATTATGCAAATCTTGAGGTGCAGCAGGGCGACGAGCCGGTAATACCTTTTTCTTATGACACTGAGGAGGAACTGACAAATAAAGAGGTATGTTATATCAGCTGGACAAATGCTGAAACTCACCGGGTTATCCGGGATAATATAAGCCGGTCTCCGCTCTATTCCGGGCTTATTGAGGGTGTGGGTCCGAGGTATTGCCCCAGCATTGAGGATAAGGTGATCCGTTTCCCGGATAAGGACAGGCATCAGCTGTTTATTGAGCCCTGCGGCTTAGAGACTGAAGAGATGTACCTCCAGGGCATGAGCTCATCGCTGCCGGAGGAGGTACAGGTGAAATTCTATCGGACAATACCGGGATTGGAGCATGTGCAGCTTATGCGCAGTGCTTATGCTATTGAGTATGATTGTTGTGACCCGTTGCAGCTGGACGCCGCTTTGGAATTTCGTGATTTTCCCGGACTTTATGGAGCTGGCCAATTTAATGGAAGCTCCGGGTATGAGGAGGCTGCCGCACAGGGGCTGGTCGCCGGAATTAACGCCGCGCGGAGAGTGCAGGGAAAAAAGCGGCTGATACTGGACAGGGCAGGGTCATATATTGGCACACTGATTGATGATCTGGTTACAAAGGGAGTTACTGATCCATACCGCATGATGACTTCGCGTTCTGAGTACCGGCTGATACTCAGACAGGATAATGCTGACGAGCGGCTTACGCCTATAGGCCGGGAAATTGGGTTGATATCGGACGGCAGATGGGAGAAGTTCCGGAAAAAGCAATCTGAAAAGGCAGCAGAGCTGAGGAGAGTGTCTGGGACCACCTTACCCCCAACCGAAGCGTTGAATAATGTGCTTGTTTCACGTGGAACAACCCCGGTCAGCACAGGTATAAAGCTTAGTGAGTTACTTAAACGTCCACAAATCTCTTATGCCGATTTGACAGAGGTCGATTCCCATCGTCCTGAATTGAGCCAGGCTGTACAGGAAAGCGTTGAGATACAGCTTAAGTATGAGGGGTATATTAAGCGGCAGCTGGCTGACATAGAGGAGATGCGCAGAGTAGAGAGAAAAGTATTGCCGAAGAATATCGACTATAGAGAAATTAGAGGGCTCAGATTGGAGGCAGCCGAAAAGCTTGAACTGGTGCGGCCGGAAAATCTTGGACAGGCCGGGAGGGTTTCCGGTGTCAGTCCTGCTGATATATCAGTGTTGATGATATGGCTGGCCTCAAAAGAAGAGAGGGGGACTTAA
- the mnmE gene encoding tRNA uridine-5-carboxymethylaminomethyl(34) synthesis GTPase MnmE, with protein MNKTIAAISTGQAPGGIGVIRVSGPEAFSICERVFRPKLGRKLSEMSGYTAALGEVWSGTKLDDCVALVFRGPKSYTGEDVVELSCHGGLYVTRQVLAEVLKCGAAPAGPGEFTKRAFFNGKLDLAQAESVMEIISAQGRNSMLAAQAAGSGMLSKRIVNISERLEGLAAHLAAWSDFPEEVDLIDIGEVAISLGICKEELSQLLKGFDQGKIFREGLRTVITGRPNVGKSTLMNLLAGRERSIVTPYPGTTRDVVEELVSLAGVPLMLADTAGLRHTEDPVECIGVESARRCLKNAELVLAVFDWSNELMEEDFKLIESIRELPVIAIVNKCDLEQRIDLDFIVSNFRYYVTISASRNIGFDSLELAFNKFIGAENFDAGQAELFTERQRAAALAAKSAVEQGREAIKQGLTLDAVTVCIEDALNALFQLTGRRVSDEIIDQVFERFCVGK; from the coding sequence TTGAATAAGACGATCGCGGCGATTTCTACGGGACAAGCTCCGGGAGGCATTGGGGTCATACGTGTTTCCGGGCCGGAGGCCTTTTCAATATGTGAGAGGGTGTTTAGGCCAAAGCTTGGAAGAAAATTATCGGAAATGTCCGGGTATACTGCTGCTCTTGGGGAGGTTTGGAGCGGGACAAAATTGGATGACTGTGTGGCATTGGTATTCCGTGGGCCGAAAAGTTATACCGGCGAGGATGTGGTTGAACTTTCCTGCCATGGGGGGTTGTATGTGACCCGTCAGGTATTGGCGGAGGTATTAAAATGCGGCGCTGCACCTGCCGGTCCCGGAGAGTTTACGAAGCGGGCGTTTTTTAACGGGAAGCTGGACCTGGCGCAGGCTGAGTCTGTAATGGAGATAATCAGCGCGCAGGGGAGAAATTCAATGCTTGCTGCTCAGGCAGCTGGGTCGGGTATGCTGAGCAAACGTATCGTCAATATTAGCGAACGTCTGGAGGGGCTTGCGGCGCACCTGGCTGCATGGTCGGATTTTCCTGAGGAGGTTGACCTTATTGATATTGGAGAGGTAGCCATATCGCTTGGGATATGCAAGGAGGAATTATCACAGCTTTTGAAGGGATTTGACCAGGGAAAGATATTTAGAGAGGGGCTTCGCACTGTTATAACAGGGCGGCCGAATGTGGGAAAATCTACATTGATGAATTTATTGGCCGGGAGGGAACGCTCTATTGTAACGCCGTATCCTGGTACCACCAGAGATGTGGTGGAGGAGTTGGTCTCATTAGCTGGGGTACCGCTTATGCTGGCTGATACCGCTGGTCTCAGGCATACAGAAGACCCGGTTGAGTGTATTGGGGTTGAATCCGCGCGGAGATGTTTGAAAAATGCGGAATTGGTACTGGCAGTGTTTGACTGGTCTAATGAACTTATGGAGGAGGATTTTAAGCTGATAGAGTCGATTAGGGAACTGCCCGTTATCGCGATAGTAAATAAGTGCGATCTGGAGCAGCGGATCGATTTAGATTTTATTGTGAGTAATTTCAGGTATTATGTTACAATTTCTGCTTCGCGTAATATAGGCTTTGATAGTCTTGAGTTAGCTTTCAACAAGTTTATCGGTGCGGAAAATTTTGATGCCGGTCAGGCGGAGCTTTTTACAGAAAGGCAGCGGGCAGCGGCGCTGGCGGCCAAATCGGCAGTTGAACAGGGAAGGGAGGCTATAAAGCAAGGGCTGACTCTTGACGCGGTAACGGTTTGTATTGAAGACGCCCTGAACGCCCTGTTTCAGCTGACAGGACGGAGGGTTTCTGATGAAATAATTGACCAGGTATTTGAAAGGTTCTGCGTTGGAAAATAG
- the jag gene encoding RNA-binding cell elongation regulator Jag/EloR — protein MIKEAIATGENVEAAFASACKQLGVETIDASCDVLELPQKKTLGLFGGRPAKVRAYIEVPEEVKPNRIEEGPIVTPVEKTNSEPVKPVEKPQVPVGSDVEPVKKAAEYVKTILSYMGLPGAKVDIQPNESGAALVLSGEDVGFVIGHRGETLDALQYLASLVANHTDGAYFRLTLDVGNYREKRKETLEALGRKMAYRAVKTGRNSSLEPMNPYERRIIHTAVQEVEGAKSWSEGVDQARHVVIGPEGGERYQSRNNNRRGRGGYSGNKGGYDRRNGGRSQKNQQHHGAPRADGPKSDDPGAPIYGKIEAKK, from the coding sequence ATGATAAAAGAAGCTATCGCAACCGGTGAAAATGTGGAAGCTGCCTTTGCCAGTGCTTGTAAGCAGCTTGGCGTTGAGACTATTGACGCCAGCTGTGATGTGCTGGAGCTGCCACAGAAGAAGACTCTTGGTCTTTTTGGAGGACGTCCGGCGAAGGTGCGCGCGTATATTGAAGTACCAGAGGAGGTAAAACCCAATAGAATTGAAGAAGGGCCTATTGTGACGCCCGTAGAAAAGACGAATTCGGAGCCGGTAAAGCCTGTTGAAAAGCCGCAGGTGCCTGTGGGCTCTGATGTTGAGCCGGTAAAGAAGGCTGCTGAGTATGTTAAGACTATACTCAGCTATATGGGTCTGCCGGGAGCCAAGGTCGATATCCAGCCTAACGAATCCGGCGCTGCTCTAGTGCTTAGTGGCGAGGACGTAGGGTTTGTGATAGGTCATCGCGGCGAGACCCTTGACGCGCTGCAATATCTGGCTTCACTTGTAGCAAATCATACTGACGGCGCGTATTTCCGTTTGACCTTGGACGTAGGAAATTACCGTGAGAAGCGCAAGGAAACTCTTGAGGCCTTGGGAAGAAAGATGGCGTACAGGGCTGTTAAGACTGGACGCAACTCCTCCCTGGAGCCTATGAACCCATACGAACGCAGAATTATCCATACGGCTGTCCAGGAGGTTGAGGGCGCAAAATCCTGGAGCGAGGGAGTGGACCAGGCAAGACATGTGGTTATTGGCCCGGAGGGCGGCGAGCGGTACCAGTCCCGCAACAATAATCGCAGGGGCCGTGGAGGTTATAGCGGCAATAAGGGCGGTTATGACCGTAGAAATGGCGGCAGGTCCCAAAAGAATCAGCAGCACCATGGTGCCCCAAGGGCTGACGGACCAAAATCAGATGATCCTGGCGCTCCAATTTATGGGAAGATAGAGGCAAAAAAGTAG
- a CDS encoding YidC/Oxa1 family membrane protein insertase gives MAIFNFFGSLLGYLLWALYTVFRNYGVAIILFTVILKVVMFPLSVKQQKSMSAQTKLADKQKELQKRYANNQQKYNDELMKLYEKEGVNPGSGCLTTLLPFPIMLGIFYSVIMPLSNTLHIAGETVAKATDYISRIPGVASASGLGLYQELQIIKHFDVLKPNLTMFSAADIDKIEFFSKGFRFLGLDLLASPQGSGFLTFLWIIPILSLVFSFGTQFYTTKAMGSSTQTGCTKVMMYVFPLISVYWAFIMPAAVGMYNIVSILTSFLQTVVMNKYFSAEQLAVRKEASRALALELAEGNVRPLTAAQQKKIADKLAAVPQQKQVKETAKQKTKKKKSGSVSGDTASYMGSKK, from the coding sequence TGAAGGTGGTAATGTTCCCCCTCTCTGTAAAACAGCAGAAGAGTATGTCTGCTCAGACAAAGCTGGCGGACAAGCAGAAGGAGCTGCAAAAGCGTTACGCTAATAACCAGCAGAAGTATAACGACGAGCTTATGAAGCTCTATGAAAAAGAGGGTGTGAATCCGGGCAGCGGCTGCCTGACAACGCTGTTGCCTTTCCCGATAATGCTGGGCATTTTCTACAGCGTTATAATGCCCCTGTCAAATACGCTGCACATTGCCGGTGAAACTGTGGCTAAAGCTACAGATTACATTTCAAGGATTCCGGGCGTGGCTTCGGCAAGCGGGCTGGGGCTTTATCAGGAATTACAGATCATAAAGCATTTTGACGTGTTAAAGCCAAATCTTACTATGTTTTCGGCCGCCGATATTGATAAGATAGAATTTTTCTCAAAGGGTTTCCGGTTTTTAGGGCTTGATCTTCTGGCGTCGCCGCAGGGCTCGGGGTTCCTTACCTTCCTATGGATAATTCCAATATTGTCTCTGGTTTTTAGCTTTGGGACTCAATTTTATACTACAAAAGCTATGGGAAGCAGTACACAGACTGGCTGTACAAAAGTGATGATGTACGTATTCCCTCTCATCAGCGTGTACTGGGCGTTCATCATGCCTGCGGCTGTCGGTATGTATAATATTGTCTCGATTTTGACCAGCTTCTTACAGACCGTGGTTATGAACAAGTATTTCAGCGCAGAGCAGCTTGCGGTGAGGAAGGAGGCCAGCAGGGCTTTGGCGCTAGAGTTGGCAGAGGGAAATGTGCGCCCCTTGACCGCCGCGCAGCAGAAAAAGATAGCGGATAAGCTTGCGGCTGTTCCGCAGCAGAAGCAGGTTAAGGAAACAGCGAAACAGAAGACAAAAAAGAAAAAATCCGGCTCTGTTTCGGGGGATACTGCCAGCTATATGGGCAGTAAAAAGTGA